One Cucumis sativus cultivar 9930 chromosome 1, Cucumber_9930_V3, whole genome shotgun sequence DNA segment encodes these proteins:
- the LOC101222509 gene encoding subtilisin-like protease SBT6.1 yields the protein MIASSSISFIAIFLPIFISIYLFQFKPSSDHTLTPNYSTFDPSPFNNLTHGNQVLRKQNYIVRFLHYRKAKDHRFYLESHVRSGGWEWIQRRNPASKYPTDFGLVSIEDSVRGELIEEIEELELVKDVNVDASHVRGLLTEDGGRVGAFVDGKKRPGKIFTSMSFKEGGGEHYTAITNASNRWGRHLSMERSQVTSLFGADSLWAKGYTGSKVKMAIFDTGIRANHPHFRNIKERTNWTNEDTLNDNLGHGTFVAGVIAGGDEECLGFAPDTEIYAFRVFTDAQVSYTSWFLDAFNYAIATNMDVLNLSIGGPDYLDLPFVEKIWEITANNIIMVSAIGNDGPLYGTLNNPADQSDVIGVGGIDYNDHIASFSSRGMTTWEMPHGYGRVKPDVVAYGREIMGSKISTGCKSLSGTSVASPVVAGVVCLLVSVIPESQRKVILNPASMKQALVEGAAKLAGPNMYEQGAGRVDLLESYEVLKSYQPRASIFPGVLDYTDCPYTWPFCRQPLYAGAMPIIFNATILNGMGVIGYVEGQPTWHPSDEEGNLLSIHFTYSKVIWPWTGYIALHMQIKEEGAQFSGEIEGNVTLTVYSPPSRGEKNRRISTCVLQLKLKVVPTPPRSKRILWDQFHNIKYPPGYIPRDSLDVRNDILDWHGDHLHTNFHIMFNMLRDAGYYVETLGSPLTCFDARQYGTLLLVDLEDEYFKEEIEKLRDDVMTTGLGLAVFSEWYNVETMVKMRFFDDNTRSWWTPVTGGANIPALNDLLAPFGIAFGDKILNGDFSIDGEQSRYASGTDIVRFPQGGYMHSFPFVDSSESGAAQSILTSSMSKADFPILGLLEAGEGRIAVYGDSNCLDSSHMVTNCYWLLRKILDFTSANIRDPILFTKFSKRNSPLYLEDSKLPSRRSDVNFSLYSAVARKELICRSDSRFEVWGTKGYSIQVRGRNRRLPGFPVIDLGRGLNSTSEGSSMGPPKSSSKDRSDTYGNRYLSLFYRDEPDMPLIVPNHWLVPAVVALTGLFLLLSFWRIRQKRRRRRRGSGSARFSNI from the exons ATGATCGCTTCTTCCTCTATCTCCTTCATCGCCATCTTTCTTCCTATCTTCATCTCCATCTATCTTTTCCAATTCAAACCCTCTTCCGATCACACCCTAACTCCAAACTACTCAACCTTCGATCCATCTCCCTTCAACAATCTCACTCACGGAAACCAAGTCCTGCGAAAGCAGAACTACATTGTTCGCTTCCTTCACTACAGGAAGGCGAAGGACCATCGGTTTTATCTGGAATCGCATGTTAGATCGGGCGGCTGGGAATGGATCCAGAGGCGGAACCCTGCGTCCAAGTATCCAACCGATTTCGGTTTGGTGTCAATTGAGGACTCAGTGAGAGGGGAGCTGATTGAGGAGATTGAGGAATTGGAGCTTGTCAAGGATGTGAATGTAGATGCAAGTCATGTGAGGGGTTTGCTAACGGAGGATGGGGGTAGAGTTGGGGCTTTTGTCGATGGCAAGAAGCGTCCGGGGAAGATTTTCACCTCCATGTCGTTTAAAGAAGGAGGCGGAGAACATTATACAGCAATTACCAATGCCTCTAATAGATGGGGACGGCATCTGTCGATGGAg AGATCCCAAGTTACCTCACTATTTGGAGCAGACTCTCTTTGGGCAAAAGGGTATACTGGTTCCAAAGTTAAGATGGCTATATTCGATACTGGTATTCGTGCTAATCACCCACACTTTAGGAATATCAAG GAGCGAACCAATTGGACCAATGAAGATACTTTAAATGATAATCTTGGACACGGGACATTTGTCGCTGGTGTCATTGCAGGTGGAGATGAAGAATGTCTAGGATTTGCTCCAGATACAGAGATATATGCTTTTCGTGTGTTTACAGATGCACAG GTGTCGTACACTTCATGGTTCCTTGATGCATTCAACTATGCAATTGCCACAAATATGGatgtattaaatttaagcATTGGTGGACCAGATTACTTGGATCTTCCATTTGTAGAGAag ATTTGGGAAATAACAGCAAATAATATCATCATGGTTTCTGCAATTGGAAATGATGGACCACTTTATGGGACTTTAAACAATCCTGCAGATCAGAGTGATGTCATTGGTGTTGGGGGTATTGACTACAATGATCATATTGCTTCATTTTCCTCACGTGGCATGACTACTTGGGAGATGCCTCATGG TTATGGTCGTGTGAAGCCCGATGTTGTTGCATATGGTCGGGAAATTATGGGATCCAAAATTAGTACTGGATGCAAAAGTTTATCAGGCACTAGTGTCGCTAGTCCTGTTGTTGCTGGTGTGGTATGTCTACTTGTTAGTGTCATCCCTGAAAGCCAGCGGAAGGTTATTTTAAATCCAGCCAGCATGAAACAAGCACTTGTTGAGGGGGCTGCAAAGCTTGCTGGTCCTAATATGTATGAGCAAGGAGCTGGCAGAGTTGATCT GTTAGAATCGTATGAAGTACTTAAGAGCTACCAACCCAGGGCAAGTATCTTCCCTGGTGTTCTTGACTATACAGATTGCCCTTATACATGGCCCTTTTGCCGCCAACCTCTTTATGCAGGTGCGATGCCTATTATTTTCAATGCTACCATTTTGAATGGTATGGGTGTAATTGGCTATGTTGAAGGTCAACCAACTTGGCACCCTTCTGATGAAGAAGGCAATCTCTTAAGTATTCACTTCACTTATTCTAAGGTCATTTGGCCATGGACTGGTTATATTGCACTTCATATGCAAATTAAGGAAGAAGGTGCACAATTTTCTGGAGAAATTGAGGGCAATGTGACTCTAACAGTATATAGTCCTCCATCAAGAGGCGAGAAGAACCGCAGGATTAGTACTTGTGTCCTACAGCTGAAGCTAAAAGTAGTTCCTACACCTCCAAGATCAAAACGAATTTTATGGGATCaatttcataatatcaaatatccTCCTGGTTATATTCCTAGAGATTCCTTGGATGTACGCAATGACATTCTGGACTGGCATGGAGACCACCTGCacacaaattttcatatcatgTTTAACATGTTAAGAGATGCTGGGTACTATGTTGAAACCCTTGGTTCTCCTCTTACATGCTTTGATGCTCGTCAATATGGAACACTTCTACTAGTGGATCTTGAAGACGAATACTTCAAAGAGGAAATTGAGAAGTTGAGAGACGATGTTATGACTACTGGATTGGGATTGGCTGTGTTTTCCGAATGGTATAATGTAGAAACAATGGTAAAGATGAGATTCTTTGATGATAACACAAGAAGTTGGTGGACACCAGTTACTGGAGGTGCAAATATTCCTGCACTCAATGATCTCTTAGCCCCATTTGGCATTGCTTTCGGGGATAAGATTTTGAATGGTGATTTTTCTATTGACGGTGAACAGAGTCGGTATGCGTCAGGAACAGATATTGTGAGGTTTCCACAAGGTGGTTATATGCATAGTTTCCCTTTCGTTGATAGCTCAGAGAGTGGGGCAGCTCAGAGCATACTAACATCTAGCATGAGTAAG GCTGACTTTCCGATTCTTGGCCTATTAGAGGCAGGAGAAGGCCGCATTGCAGTCTATGGAGATTCCAATTGTCTAGATAGCAGCCATATGGTTACAAATTGCTATTGGCTGCtgagaaaaatattagattttacAAGTGCAAATATTAGAGATCCGATACTATTCACCAAGTTTTCCAAACGAAATTCACCTCTGTATCTAGAAGACAGCAAACTACCATCTCGAAGAAGTGATGTAAATTTCTCTTTGTATTCTGCCGTTGCTCGAAAGGAATTGATATGCAGAAGTGATTCTAGGTTTGAAGTATGGGGGACCAAGGGATACAGTATACAAGTCCGGGGAAGAAATCGAAGACTTCCTGGATTTCCTGTAATTGACTTGGGACGAGGCTTGAATTCTACTTCAGAAGGTTCTTCAATGGGACCTCCGAAGTCGTCTTCAAAAGACCGAAGTGATACATATGGAAACCGATATTTAAGCTTGTTCTACCGGGATGAG CCTGACATGCCGTTGATTGTTCCTAATCATTGGCTTGTTCCTGCTGTAGTTGCATTAACAG GgctttttctccttttgagCTTTTGGCGGATTAGACAGAAGCGACGACGGCGACGAAGAGGATCTGGATCTGCACGTTTTTCCAATATATAG